The following are from one region of the Cytobacillus firmus genome:
- a CDS encoding TetR/AcrR family transcriptional regulator — protein sequence MLLNASDTHKKIVKAAHKLFMDLGYRAVSTRRIAEACGITQPTLYHHFSNKKAIYMEVLRTELVDMQRALSRIIKRFEDDIEECLIQVTYYILINKSPSMGQMFHDIQKELDQEHQGIVRKWWMESYQDPIASIFEKGIKDQKLRDPAEIGSDPVSSAYLLLSLISSRNTDYKLKESLAKEQARFYVKVILYGLSQSNGQ from the coding sequence ATGTTACTAAATGCAAGCGATACACATAAAAAAATTGTGAAAGCAGCACATAAGCTTTTTATGGATTTAGGGTATCGGGCGGTTTCCACGAGAAGAATTGCTGAAGCATGCGGCATTACGCAGCCTACCCTTTATCATCATTTTTCCAATAAAAAGGCCATTTATATGGAAGTGCTGAGGACTGAATTGGTTGATATGCAAAGGGCTTTAAGCAGAATTATTAAGCGCTTTGAAGACGACATTGAAGAATGCTTAATTCAGGTCACTTATTATATTTTAATCAATAAGTCTCCTTCAATGGGACAGATGTTTCATGATATTCAAAAAGAATTAGATCAGGAGCATCAGGGAATCGTCCGGAAATGGTGGATGGAGTCTTATCAGGACCCGATTGCCTCGATCTTTGAAAAAGGGATTAAAGATCAAAAGCTGAGGGATCCAGCGGAAATTGGATCTGACCCGGTTTCATCTGCGTACCTGCTGTTAAGTCTGATTTCATCAAGGAATACCGATTACAAATTGAAAGAAAGCCTGGCGAAGGAACAAGCCAGATTTTATGTCAAAGTGATCCTATATGGTTTATCGCAGTCTAACGGGCAGTAA
- a CDS encoding DUF1284 domain-containing protein — translation MYKLRGHHLFCLLGYRGMGYSQEYVENMTRMHQTLRGNPRTWIQLVKGPDHLCEKYPNSGEYHCEHDDIYERDAVILEKLGLRIGQILYWQDIESNIQKYALPSDIQTVCETCSWRSYGVCEEGIRDILAGQGLREVK, via the coding sequence ATGTATAAGCTGCGCGGCCATCATCTCTTTTGCCTTCTAGGCTATCGGGGAATGGGCTACTCTCAGGAATATGTGGAAAATATGACCCGTATGCATCAAACCTTGAGAGGCAACCCCAGGACATGGATACAGCTTGTTAAAGGGCCGGATCACCTGTGTGAAAAGTATCCCAACTCAGGTGAATACCATTGTGAACACGATGATATTTATGAAAGAGATGCCGTTATTCTTGAGAAATTAGGTCTTAGAATCGGACAAATTCTGTACTGGCAGGACATCGAGTCAAATATCCAGAAGTATGCTCTTCCCTCAGATATACAGACTGTTTGTGAAACTTGTTCGTGGCGCTCATATGGCGTTTGTGAAGAAGGTATCCGGGATATTCTTGCAGGGCAGGGCTTAAGGGAAGTAAAATAA
- a CDS encoding CrcB family protein, whose protein sequence is MIEKNNKVKKKAIWAIGGLLFGAGAGAILGIIAYNQQWLG, encoded by the coding sequence GTGATCGAAAAGAATAATAAAGTGAAGAAAAAAGCGATTTGGGCCATTGGGGGTTTACTATTTGGCGCAGGTGCTGGTGCCATATTGGGGATCATAGCTTACAATCAGCAGTGGCTGGGGTGA
- a CDS encoding sensor domain-containing diguanylate cyclase — protein MKKPMRLSIQWLILGLLAFAMLGTYAGSVISSVVVSKNNLEKNYLIENQYYAQKLAAVTDSLFVNMIKNLTMAARNEYLLTNDSRKIHNELDFILQSTTYFNSTFFADKTGRIVASSPDMALNGTKLTSVGAKESLEKKVPIISKPYVGVTGKLIMLISVPVFDKSGSYEGFLAGTIYLHEANSLIQILGQHPKHENNSYVYVVDSEGNIIYHPDKKRINDNVKENKVIQHVLEGRNGNLEVTNTKGIAMLAGYASATSTSKWGIVSQTPKESVMEPTFEMARQVSLIAILFMLFVFALSLIMLKKIVNPIRNLALYAKQMTTEPSRPAPQIPGWYFELKELKRAILIAVDFYQTKLTNAESESNLDPLTGFYNRRFLEKKISELDKYSIILFDIDHFKAVNDQFGHQMGDEVLKFLSELVKRETRASDLCFRIGGEEFLIILPDTEVHITESVAERIRKTTEYTLSPSGKLITVSMGISSFPDSADSFSELMNKTDEALYKAKQEGRNKVVTAV, from the coding sequence ATGAAAAAACCTATGAGATTAAGCATCCAGTGGCTTATTTTAGGCTTACTGGCTTTTGCCATGCTTGGCACCTATGCAGGAAGTGTCATTTCGAGTGTAGTGGTCAGCAAGAACAACCTGGAGAAAAATTATTTAATAGAAAATCAGTATTATGCTCAAAAACTGGCCGCTGTTACAGATTCTCTTTTTGTCAATATGATTAAAAATCTGACGATGGCAGCACGAAATGAATATCTTTTGACGAACGATTCCCGGAAAATCCATAATGAATTAGATTTCATACTGCAGTCGACTACCTATTTCAACTCTACATTTTTTGCGGATAAAACAGGCCGTATCGTGGCATCTTCTCCTGATATGGCGTTAAATGGAACAAAATTAACTAGTGTCGGTGCAAAAGAATCTCTGGAAAAGAAAGTTCCTATAATATCAAAGCCTTATGTAGGTGTGACCGGAAAATTAATTATGCTTATCTCTGTCCCCGTTTTTGATAAAAGCGGATCGTATGAGGGATTTCTTGCTGGAACCATCTATTTACATGAAGCTAACAGCCTTATCCAGATTCTAGGACAGCATCCAAAGCATGAAAATAACTCTTATGTATATGTGGTTGATTCTGAAGGTAATATTATTTACCATCCGGATAAAAAAAGAATTAACGATAATGTGAAAGAAAACAAAGTGATACAGCACGTTTTAGAAGGAAGAAACGGAAATCTGGAAGTTACGAATACGAAAGGCATAGCCATGCTTGCCGGGTATGCCTCAGCTACCTCAACAAGCAAATGGGGAATTGTATCCCAGACTCCTAAAGAATCTGTGATGGAGCCAACCTTTGAAATGGCCAGGCAGGTAAGCTTGATTGCCATTCTCTTTATGCTGTTTGTGTTCGCCCTCTCCCTGATCATGCTGAAAAAAATTGTCAATCCGATCAGAAATTTAGCTTTATATGCAAAGCAGATGACAACCGAACCATCTCGTCCTGCACCCCAAATTCCCGGCTGGTATTTTGAGTTAAAGGAATTAAAGCGTGCTATTTTAATAGCTGTGGATTTTTATCAGACCAAACTGACGAATGCGGAAAGTGAGTCGAACCTGGATCCGCTGACCGGCTTCTACAACCGCCGTTTTTTAGAAAAAAAGATAAGTGAGCTCGATAAATACTCCATCATTTTATTTGATATTGACCATTTTAAAGCAGTAAACGACCAGTTTGGACATCAAATGGGAGATGAAGTATTGAAATTTCTGTCTGAATTAGTTAAGAGGGAAACGAGAGCAAGTGATCTGTGCTTCCGCATAGGCGGCGAAGAATTTCTAATCATCCTTCCCGACACCGAAGTTCACATCACGGAATCTGTTGCAGAACGGATAAGGAAAACCACTGAATACACCTTAAGCCCCTCCGGAAAACTCATCACTGTTTCCATGGGAATAAGCAGCTTTCCCGATTCAGCGGATAGCTTTTCAGAGTTAATGAACAAAACGGACGAGGCATTATACAAGGCCAAACAAGAGGGAAGAAACAAAGTGGTTACCGCAGTGTAA
- a CDS encoding cytidine deaminase — MNKEQLMESARSMKERAYAPYSKFSVGAALLLKDGTVINGVNVENVSLGATNCAERTAIFTAIANGYQKGDFQAIAVAGDTADFLPPCSICRQVLAEFCMPDMPVYLTNEKKEILELTLKDLLPYAFTDLEM, encoded by the coding sequence ATGAATAAAGAGCAATTGATGGAAAGTGCACGCAGTATGAAGGAAAGAGCATATGCTCCCTATTCCAAATTTTCGGTTGGGGCTGCTTTATTGCTGAAAGACGGCACTGTCATTAATGGCGTGAACGTGGAAAATGTTTCGTTAGGTGCAACGAATTGTGCTGAAAGAACAGCAATTTTTACCGCAATTGCTAACGGTTACCAAAAAGGTGATTTTCAAGCTATAGCTGTAGCTGGTGATACGGCAGATTTTCTTCCGCCGTGCAGCATCTGCAGACAGGTGTTAGCCGAGTTCTGTATGCCTGATATGCCAGTCTACTTAACAAATGAGAAGAAAGAAATATTAGAACTGACATTAAAAGATTTATTGCCGTATGCATTTACGGATTTAGAGATGTAG
- a CDS encoding cyclic-phosphate processing receiver domain-containing protein: MEKISVFLDDYRRAPDGHVLVETIDDCILLLQTYEIDHLSLDHDLVSKSRNGLMLVQIMVQKQLFADRITVHSANSVGGKAMYRYLKQAQHDFEMPTDIKVILRPLPLNYIPPTYSHSF; this comes from the coding sequence ATGGAGAAAATAAGCGTATTTCTGGATGATTATCGGAGAGCGCCGGATGGTCATGTATTAGTTGAGACCATTGATGATTGCATCCTTTTGCTTCAGACCTATGAAATTGACCACCTGTCATTAGACCATGACTTAGTAAGCAAATCGAGAAACGGTCTTATGCTTGTTCAGATAATGGTTCAAAAACAGCTATTCGCGGATCGAATAACTGTCCACTCTGCCAATTCAGTAGGCGGGAAAGCCATGTATCGTTATTTAAAACAAGCACAGCACGATTTTGAAATGCCCACTGATATTAAAGTAATTTTACGTCCACTGCCCCTAAACTACATTCCGCCAACCTATTCGCACAGCTTCTAG
- a CDS encoding sugar O-acetyltransferase, with protein sequence MKTEKEKMLAGEMYDPADPVLIKERDEARRKVRMYNQTLETEGEKRTKLLKELLGSTGENVYMEPNIRFDYGYNTHVGENFFANFDCTILDVCEVRFGDNCMLAPGVHIYTATHPLHPAERNSGREYAKPITIGNNVWIGGSAVINPGVTIGDNAVIASGAVVTKDVPENVVVGGNPAKIIRQIEL encoded by the coding sequence ATGAAAACAGAAAAAGAAAAAATGCTGGCCGGAGAAATGTATGATCCTGCCGATCCGGTATTGATAAAGGAACGCGATGAAGCAAGACGAAAGGTTAGGATGTACAACCAGACTCTGGAGACAGAAGGAGAAAAGCGGACAAAGTTATTAAAGGAGTTACTGGGGTCTACCGGAGAAAACGTATATATGGAGCCCAATATCCGGTTTGATTACGGCTATAATACGCATGTAGGTGAAAACTTTTTTGCGAACTTCGACTGCACAATCTTAGATGTCTGTGAAGTTCGTTTTGGAGATAACTGCATGCTTGCACCTGGTGTACATATCTATACGGCAACGCATCCGCTCCATCCTGCTGAACGCAATTCGGGCAGGGAATATGCAAAGCCGATTACGATTGGAAACAATGTATGGATTGGGGGAAGTGCCGTCATTAATCCAGGTGTAACAATCGGGGACAATGCGGTGATCGCATCAGGTGCAGTCGTTACCAAAGATGTGCCCGAGAATGTAGTGGTTGGCGGAAATCCGGCGAAAATCATCAGGCAGATTGAGCTGTAG
- a CDS encoding DNA alkylation repair protein gives MDLQTVMQELEALGKERTKKIYISNGAHEPLFGVATGAMKPIAKKIKRNQPLAEELYATGNYDAMYFAGVIADPEAMTEADFDRWMDAAYFYMLSDYVVAVTLAETDIAQDVADKWIESGEELRMSGGWSCYCWLLGNRPDAEFSEEKLSKMLDKVKDTIHDSPERTKSAMNNFVYTMGVSFLPLHEKAVEIAKAMGPVEMKRDKKKSTILQASENIQKEVDRGRIGFKRKYVRC, from the coding sequence ATGGATTTACAGACAGTTATGCAGGAGCTGGAGGCTCTCGGCAAGGAACGGACCAAGAAAATATACATATCAAACGGCGCACACGAGCCGCTTTTTGGCGTTGCAACAGGTGCAATGAAACCGATAGCTAAGAAAATAAAAAGAAATCAGCCTTTGGCGGAGGAGCTATACGCCACAGGGAATTATGATGCTATGTACTTTGCAGGCGTCATTGCAGATCCTGAGGCCATGACCGAAGCGGATTTTGACCGCTGGATGGATGCTGCTTATTTTTATATGCTGTCCGATTATGTGGTGGCCGTTACGTTAGCTGAAACAGATATTGCACAGGATGTTGCCGACAAATGGATTGAAAGCGGGGAAGAACTGCGGATGTCCGGCGGCTGGAGCTGCTATTGCTGGCTTTTGGGGAATCGTCCGGATGCTGAATTTTCCGAAGAGAAGCTGTCCAAAATGCTTGATAAAGTGAAAGACACCATCCACGATTCTCCGGAGCGTACGAAATCCGCTATGAATAATTTTGTCTATACCATGGGTGTTTCTTTTTTGCCGCTCCATGAAAAGGCGGTTGAGATTGCAAAAGCCATGGGTCCGGTCGAAATGAAAAGGGACAAGAAAAAAAGCACTATCCTGCAGGCCTCAGAAAATATCCAAAAGGAAGTGGACAGAGGAAGGATTGGCTTTAAACGGAAATATGTAAGATGCTAA
- a CDS encoding MFS transporter produces MNTINPNLQENWLKNIILFLSSQTISLFGSSLVQYAIMWHITLTTESGLMMTLYIICGFIPTFFLSPVAGVWADRYNRKMLIILADGLIAFSTLILAILFLMGYESIWLLFVMAGIRALGTGIQTPAVGAILPQIVPKDKLTKVNGVNGSIQAVIMFVSPMVSAALIAMASLEVIFFIDVITAVIAIITLMAFVKVAVHEKAAAEQTASYFSDFKQGLHYVNSSPFLKKFFLFFAIFFVLMAPAAFLTPLQVTRTFGGDVWLLTAIEIAFSVGMMAGGGIIASWGGYPNKITTMTLASLIMGICTLALGIVPIFWIYLLFMALFGIAMPIFNTPVTVLLQEKIEENYLGRVFGVMGMISTSMMPIGMLIFGPIADVIAIEWLLVGTGAFIILLAVILGRDQVLLEAGKPELSES; encoded by the coding sequence ATGAATACAATAAATCCTAATCTGCAGGAGAATTGGCTGAAGAATATTATTCTATTTTTAAGCAGTCAGACGATCTCGCTCTTTGGATCGTCCCTTGTTCAATACGCCATTATGTGGCATATTACGTTAACGACAGAATCCGGTTTGATGATGACTCTCTACATTATTTGCGGGTTCATTCCGACCTTCTTTTTATCACCGGTTGCCGGTGTCTGGGCAGACCGGTACAACCGGAAAATGCTGATTATTTTAGCAGATGGTCTTATTGCCTTTTCCACACTGATCCTTGCTATCCTGTTTTTAATGGGATATGAATCCATCTGGCTGCTGTTTGTCATGGCAGGGATTCGTGCCCTTGGAACAGGAATCCAGACTCCTGCTGTCGGGGCGATTCTGCCTCAGATAGTTCCTAAGGATAAGCTCACAAAGGTGAATGGGGTAAATGGGAGCATACAGGCTGTCATTATGTTTGTTTCACCAATGGTCAGTGCTGCTTTAATTGCAATGGCGTCACTTGAAGTCATCTTCTTTATCGATGTCATCACAGCGGTGATTGCCATTATAACTCTGATGGCTTTTGTCAAAGTTGCTGTGCACGAAAAAGCAGCAGCGGAACAGACAGCGAGCTACTTCAGCGACTTCAAACAGGGGCTTCATTATGTCAATAGCAGCCCGTTTCTGAAAAAATTCTTTCTGTTTTTTGCGATCTTCTTCGTCCTAATGGCACCTGCGGCCTTTCTGACGCCGCTTCAGGTTACCCGGACCTTTGGTGGAGATGTATGGCTGCTGACTGCCATTGAAATTGCCTTTTCAGTCGGCATGATGGCAGGGGGCGGAATTATTGCTTCCTGGGGTGGATATCCAAATAAAATTACAACCATGACCCTTGCCAGTCTCATCATGGGGATCTGCACCCTGGCACTTGGCATCGTGCCGATTTTCTGGATTTATTTATTGTTCATGGCGTTATTCGGGATTGCCATGCCAATTTTCAATACACCGGTAACCGTATTGCTTCAGGAAAAAATTGAAGAGAATTATTTAGGCAGAGTGTTTGGTGTCATGGGGATGATCTCCACCTCCATGATGCCGATTGGCATGCTGATATTTGGCCCGATTGCGGATGTCATTGCCATCGAATGGCTTCTTGTGGGAACAGGGGCATTCATTATTCTGTTAGCTGTTATATTAGGCAGGGATCAGGTGCTTCTGGAAGCCGGGAAGCCTGAGCTGAGTGAATCGTAA
- a CDS encoding response regulator, protein MTKLLIADDEQIEREGLEVILQKAFPDVEISQAKNGKMAVQMAKELHPDLIMMDIQMPGMNGLEAIKLISEDDPDIKFIMITAFDTFDYARQAIKLGVKDYLLKPSKITEIEATVGKVLEEIEEERKFRALTKLQKDALQKAIPVIETDVVTQLLFDHVHEVHLDMLVEMLEIPSTDEQFVMSILLPEGHEHLYSPVKEKVRQAGNAWVGALYGRQLPIIVFREKQQSFRSQAISIAGEILSLPKKASLEGWFIGIGNVCGSLQTIRQSYQESLIATMDSTLPVKYRFYSDVPALSNGEDLQLTKEREKLFFDQVRLGKWDQVSLSVMEMIQRCEREREGVVQAQQRVLQMLWIASRVMSEIGSEAPVPFFAYQTRDFRQLRTETEQLMRLMKKSYKEHYDRLEADTIQQLKHYITEHSHEDISLEALGRKVGLSPIYISKMFKEKLGVNYIDFLTECRIEKAKKLMADSGKSLKEITFEVGYHEPNYFSKVFKKMCGQSPTEFRKALLGK, encoded by the coding sequence ATGACAAAACTCCTGATCGCGGATGATGAGCAAATTGAAAGGGAAGGGCTGGAAGTGATTTTGCAGAAGGCATTTCCGGACGTTGAAATCAGCCAGGCGAAAAATGGAAAGATGGCTGTTCAAATGGCTAAAGAGCTTCATCCTGACTTAATTATGATGGACATTCAAATGCCGGGGATGAACGGCCTTGAAGCGATTAAGCTGATCAGTGAAGATGATCCCGATATTAAATTTATCATGATTACCGCATTCGATACTTTCGATTATGCCCGCCAGGCGATAAAGCTAGGGGTCAAGGACTATCTGCTGAAACCGAGCAAGATCACTGAAATTGAGGCAACAGTTGGGAAGGTGCTTGAAGAGATTGAAGAAGAGCGGAAATTCCGCGCATTGACGAAGCTTCAAAAGGATGCGCTGCAAAAGGCCATTCCGGTGATTGAGACGGACGTCGTAACACAGCTGCTGTTCGACCACGTTCATGAAGTTCATTTGGATATGCTGGTTGAAATGCTCGAAATCCCTTCAACCGATGAACAATTTGTTATGAGCATCCTGCTGCCTGAAGGACATGAACATCTTTATAGCCCGGTAAAAGAGAAGGTAAGGCAAGCTGGCAATGCATGGGTAGGTGCCCTATATGGCCGTCAGCTGCCGATCATTGTTTTTCGGGAAAAGCAGCAATCATTCCGCTCCCAGGCGATATCCATTGCGGGTGAAATCCTGTCCCTTCCGAAAAAGGCTTCTTTAGAAGGCTGGTTCATAGGGATTGGGAACGTTTGCGGATCATTGCAGACCATTCGTCAATCCTATCAGGAATCTCTCATTGCCACCATGGACTCCACTCTTCCTGTTAAATACCGATTTTATTCCGATGTGCCGGCTCTCAGTAACGGAGAAGATCTGCAGCTGACTAAAGAGCGGGAAAAACTGTTTTTCGATCAGGTCAGGCTTGGCAAATGGGATCAAGTCAGTCTTAGTGTAATGGAGATGATCCAGCGGTGTGAAAGAGAAAGAGAAGGGGTTGTTCAAGCTCAGCAGCGTGTGCTGCAGATGCTCTGGATTGCTTCACGGGTAATGAGTGAAATTGGGTCTGAAGCTCCCGTGCCGTTTTTTGCTTATCAAACCCGGGATTTCCGCCAATTGCGCACGGAAACCGAACAACTGATGAGATTAATGAAAAAATCGTATAAGGAGCATTACGATCGTCTGGAAGCGGACACCATCCAGCAGCTGAAACACTATATTACCGAACATTCCCATGAGGATATTTCTCTTGAAGCACTGGGAAGGAAAGTGGGACTCAGCCCAATTTACATCAGTAAAATGTTCAAAGAAAAGCTTGGGGTAAACTATATCGACTTCCTGACAGAATGCCGCATTGAAAAAGCAAAGAAGCTGATGGCTGATTCTGGGAAGAGCCTGAAAGAAATCACCTTTGAGGTAGGCTATCATGAACCGAATTATTTCAGCAAGGTATTCAAAAAAATGTGCGGCCAGTCACCGACAGAGTTCCGCAAAGCCCTTTTGGGCAAATAG
- a CDS encoding sensor histidine kinase produces the protein MNKIHKKIWTLTTVILLIMAAIWITLTYYNQKTQNQYNDILQRYLRMNEVTRTSQQVIADLNNYFITPTSENLEKLNNSKKSMEKVKKEILYLRNSENEFALTNYINLIDSLAETADRSLLFFNEHEKEDSAKEFAEATRISMYISEMTLTLIDSELNTYERFYRGIIEQSGEIKKLGIWVMLMITCLLMLLTYGFSLSITKPVQKLTQAANELSRGRFHLPIKVDSNDEIAFLAQTFDRMRININNLISEIQHKAQLEHELQESKLLLKESQLLNLQSQINPHFLFNTLNTLSKKAYLEGSHETSDLLVSVAGLLRYNLKRLDRPVTLREEVMVLQQYMDIQKARFTDRLQLKMSIDESCLQVDIPGLTLQPIIENAVNYAVEPREEGGVIWFRIQDGKDCVIIEVEDDGPGIEESKIKQILQGQFIQTDGKTTGIGFTNVVRRLRLFYGYEDIMSIESSADGTKVVMKIPKDRRGAA, from the coding sequence ATGAATAAAATTCATAAGAAGATCTGGACACTCACAACGGTCATTCTATTGATTATGGCAGCCATTTGGATCACACTTACCTATTATAATCAGAAGACTCAGAATCAGTATAACGACATTCTTCAGCGATACCTCAGGATGAACGAGGTAACAAGAACCAGCCAGCAGGTAATCGCAGATTTGAATAACTACTTTATCACACCAACTTCGGAAAACTTGGAAAAACTGAACAATAGCAAGAAAAGTATGGAAAAAGTGAAAAAGGAAATTTTATATCTTCGAAATTCGGAAAATGAGTTTGCTTTGACTAATTATATAAATCTGATTGATAGTCTGGCAGAGACGGCAGACCGCTCTCTTCTATTCTTTAATGAACATGAGAAGGAGGATTCCGCTAAAGAGTTTGCCGAAGCTACACGCATCTCGATGTATATCTCCGAGATGACGCTTACGTTAATTGATAGTGAACTGAATACCTATGAACGCTTTTACAGGGGAATCATTGAACAATCCGGGGAAATTAAGAAGCTCGGGATTTGGGTTATGCTGATGATCACCTGCCTCTTGATGCTTTTAACCTATGGTTTTTCATTAAGCATTACGAAGCCTGTACAGAAGCTGACTCAAGCTGCGAATGAGTTATCAAGGGGAAGATTTCACCTGCCGATAAAGGTCGATTCAAATGATGAAATTGCCTTCCTTGCCCAGACCTTTGATCGTATGCGTATTAATATCAATAATCTGATATCAGAGATACAGCACAAAGCACAGCTGGAGCATGAGCTGCAGGAAAGCAAGCTGCTGCTGAAGGAAAGTCAGCTATTGAATCTGCAGAGCCAGATCAATCCCCATTTTCTATTTAACACACTTAATACTCTTTCAAAAAAAGCCTACCTGGAAGGCTCTCATGAAACCAGCGATTTGCTGGTGAGTGTTGCCGGCCTGCTGCGCTATAACTTAAAAAGGCTTGATCGGCCTGTCACACTCAGGGAAGAAGTGATGGTACTGCAGCAGTATATGGATATTCAAAAAGCCAGATTTACAGATCGCCTGCAGTTAAAGATGTCAATTGATGAATCCTGTCTCCAAGTAGACATCCCTGGGCTTACATTGCAGCCGATCATTGAAAATGCTGTTAACTATGCAGTTGAACCAAGGGAAGAAGGCGGAGTCATTTGGTTTCGCATTCAGGACGGGAAAGACTGTGTGATCATAGAGGTGGAAGACGATGGTCCCGGCATTGAGGAATCCAAAATTAAACAGATTCTTCAAGGGCAATTTATCCAAACGGATGGAAAAACAACAGGCATCGGATTTACTAATGTCGTCAGGCGCCTCCGGCTTTTTTATGGATATGAAGATATCATGAGTATCGAAAGCAGTGCAGACGGAACAAAAGTGGTGATGAAAATACCAAAAGATAGGAGGGGGGCAGCATGA
- a CDS encoding sugar ABC transporter substrate-binding protein has translation MRKISILIICITCLVLGYFTLALTKKALTSGEDLPAAADGQDMKYRLVLITQELDTPFWDKAGIAAKEQARKDGASLEVWGSYGKNQEDFLKKLEIAIQSKVDGIIVQGLDTPEFKDLVKIKAPFYGIPIITVANDVPKAESLRKTYVGSDQYLAGQLIAEQLIDDMGHEGKVILMGDKHKEYYLQQRLNGIHDVLKDYPGIRTVYAETTDVREEIIASTQNMLNLNPDTDSFIAIKANIAEAMIQEIGRRSQIEPYYIYSFDDGPDSLSLLNQGKLDGIIEQSPEKMGSLSAELILKWLKDEEVPLKSDGYLTDIRILKAMEEQ, from the coding sequence TTGCGTAAAATAAGTATTTTAATAATTTGCATCACATGTCTCGTCCTTGGTTATTTTACATTAGCACTCACAAAGAAAGCGCTTACATCAGGGGAGGATCTTCCTGCTGCTGCAGATGGACAGGATATGAAATACCGGCTGGTCCTGATTACCCAGGAATTAGACACTCCTTTCTGGGACAAGGCTGGCATTGCAGCAAAAGAACAGGCGCGGAAGGATGGAGCAAGCCTTGAAGTCTGGGGAAGCTATGGAAAGAACCAGGAGGATTTTCTGAAGAAGCTGGAGATCGCGATTCAGTCGAAAGTGGACGGTATTATCGTTCAGGGTCTGGACACCCCGGAATTTAAAGATTTAGTTAAAATAAAAGCGCCTTTTTATGGCATTCCGATTATTACCGTGGCCAATGATGTCCCCAAAGCTGAAAGCCTGAGAAAAACATATGTCGGTTCGGATCAATATCTGGCCGGGCAGTTAATTGCAGAGCAGCTTATCGACGACATGGGCCATGAGGGAAAAGTCATTCTCATGGGCGACAAGCATAAAGAGTATTATTTGCAGCAGCGCTTAAACGGCATTCATGATGTCCTGAAGGATTATCCCGGCATACGGACCGTCTATGCTGAAACGACGGATGTCAGGGAGGAAATTATTGCTTCCACCCAGAACATGCTGAATCTAAATCCGGATACTGATAGTTTTATAGCGATTAAAGCCAACATAGCCGAAGCGATGATTCAGGAGATTGGCAGGCGATCACAGATAGAGCCTTATTACATCTATTCATTCGATGATGGTCCGGATTCACTTTCTTTACTTAATCAGGGAAAGCTCGATGGAATCATTGAACAATCTCCTGAGAAAATGGGAAGCCTCAGTGCTGAGCTGATCTTAAAATGGCTTAAAGATGAAGAAGTGCCGCTGAAATCTGACGGCTATCTTACCGATATCAGGATATTAAAGGCGATGGAAGAGCAATGA